The proteins below are encoded in one region of Cololabis saira isolate AMF1-May2022 chromosome 21, fColSai1.1, whole genome shotgun sequence:
- the LOC133422530 gene encoding zinc finger protein 502-like produces MRSSPAGGSLTNECRYQEVRKRIHTEEKLYTCDQCGTAFTRQSHLRRHQRIHTGDKPYKCDQCGKAFTTSTILRCHQRIHTGDKPYRCDQCGAAFTQQGHLRSHQRIHTGDKPYRCDQCGAAFTMSGSLKCHQRIHTGEKPYKCDQCEAAFTRQDSLSSHQRIHTGDKPYRCDQCGAAFTEQGHLRCHQRIHTGERPYKCDQCGAAFIRQGDLRSHQRIHAGDKPYRCDQCGAAFTEQGHLRRHQRIHTGNKPYRCDQCGAAFTRQGSLRRHQRIHTG; encoded by the coding sequence GTCCGAAAGAGGATTCATACTGAAGAGAAGCTGTAcacctgtgatcagtgtgggacagcttttacccgacaaagtcatctaaggcgtcatcagcgtattcacactggtgataagccgtacaaatgtgatcagtgtggaaaagcttttaccacatcaactATTTTAAggtgtcatcagcgtattcacactggggataagccttacagatgtgatcagtgtggggcagcttttacccaacaaggtcatctaaggagtcatcagcgtattcacactggggataagccttacagatgtgatcagtgtggggcagcttttaccatgtCAGGTAGTCTAAagtgtcatcagcgtattcacactggagaaaagccgtacaaatgtgatcagtgtgaggcTGCTTTTACCCGTCAAGATAGTCTAAgtagtcatcagcgtattcacactggggataagccttacagatgtgatcagtgtggggcagcgtTTACCGAACAAGGTCATCTAAggtgtcatcagcgtattcacactggagagaggccttacaaatgtgatcagtgtggggcagcttttatcAGACAAGGtgatctaaggagtcatcagcgtattcacgctggggataagccttacagatgtgatcagtgtggggcagcttttaccgaacaaggtcacctaaggcgtcatcagcgtattcacactgggaataagccttacagatgtgatcagtgtggggcagcttttaccagacaaggtagtctaaggcgtcatcagcgtattcacactggatga